One Vicia villosa cultivar HV-30 ecotype Madison, WI linkage group LG5, Vvil1.0, whole genome shotgun sequence genomic window, AACCTGCAAAAATAAGACActcaaagaaaaggtgagggcCCATTTCAACCGCATCGCATCCTCCCACGCACTTGATACTATCTTGGGCTAAGATGCCTCTCCTAACTAAGTTATTTTTAGTTGGCAGCCTATTGTAAAAAAGCCGCCAGACTAGACACGATACTTTTGACAGAATTGATTTGTGCCAAATCTAAGACCAATCTTTAGAACTCTCTATTCTATTTTCTGCTCGCCGCGCCTTTTAATTCCCTTTCACTGAATACTCCTCTAAAATTTCTCGATCTCCTATATCTAGAAGACAAATGTCCCTCCACCATAATGATCTATATGTATCACTTGTTCTAAAAGAAACCCCGATAATGTCATATCGATCTGTCAGAGCTTTAATCCATAGCCCACACCTCTCTTTTCTAATTTTCCAAACCCACTTCCCTATTAACGAATGTTGAAATCTCTCGGGTTCTTTATTTCCAACCCACCTTCATTTATAGGTCTACAAATTTTATCCTATTTAATCCAATTGATTTTTCTCGTATCCTCACTAGCGCCCcacaaaaaatgtttaaaaaaatattctagTTTAGAGATGATACCTGAGGGAGCCTTGAAAAAGGATAAGAAATAGACGAGAATTGCAGACAAGATAGATTTTAACAGAACCACTTTACCTTCAAATGACAATTGACTATGTTTCTATTTTAATAGTTTGGATCTCACGACATCCAACACCGGTTTCCAAGTCTTTAAGAATCTTGGATTAACGCCTATAGAAATACCAAGATAATTGAATGGGATGGAGCCAACCTTGGAAAACTATTGGTGTTCGTACTCATATTTAATTTACAGTTTTTTCCCCTATCTGTTGTATATATTTAATACGTGTTCATATTGGATTTGGATATATGTCTAATTGTCATCCTTGACAATGTTGTATGGTAAATACCACAAATCAATGGAGTATAATTGTATATGCTATTCTAAATCGAGGGAATCCGGATCTCAACACCCACTTGCACTACGAAGGTTACAAAGTCGCAGCTGCTTGTCTCTGTCCACGGTTGGACTCCCCCCAACTTACCCATGATGTAATCATCCCGACCGTTCGAATCCCAAATAGACCCCACACCCGCACCACCACAACTAAATTCAATTATAAAAAACCTTCTTCCTCTGTCACCGTGGTCCCACCTCTCCACCACCATACACTTTTCAAGCAATCCTATCCCTTCACTCCCCCCACCACCATCTACCAGTGGGatccaacggccatcatttcttCCTCTAATTCCCCAGCAACGCACCAGACTACGGCCCCATACCACCAAATAAAGTAGTACAATAACAAACCACTCTTTCTTTGACCAAAGACCAAAACGCAAGCAAACGAATATTATTCGGTTCACtccaaataaaaatatattcagTGCGAAAATAAATACTCTAAAGTAAGAATCCGACGTCACCGTACCTTTGACCCTCTTTCTCTCTTTCCGCTTTAAACCCTCTCTTGTCTTCTCACTCTCTtgcttctctctctttctctgtttctcagtttctctatttctcaatttcttcACTATAATTTACAaacagattttttattttatttttttttttaaatttctttctcagTGACAGTTACGGCGGTTACGATGGTTAGAGACGATTTATACATCACGGTGCCGAGTTTATTCCGGTGTCCGATATCGCTTGACGTGATGAAATCTCCGGTGAGTCTCTGTACCGGAGTTACGTACGACCGTTCCAGCATCCAACGCTGGCTGGATAACGGTAACAACACTTGTCCGGCAACTATGCAGATTCTTCAAACGAAGGATTTCATACCTAATCGCACCTTACAGAGGCTCATCCAGATCTGGTCCGATTCAGTTCGTGACCGAGTCGACTCGCCTGATTCTCCTTTATCCGGTGACTCCTTTGATAAACGTGATCAGTTACTTGTCGCTTTGACCGATTTAGAGTCCGGGAGCGAGAACCGGTTTGACTCGCTGGAAAAAATCGTAAGGTTTGCGAAAGATTCCGAGGAGAATAGTGTTTTTCTGGCGAAAACAGAAGGTTTCGTGGCGTTGTTGGTAGGTTTTCTGGAAATTGTTGACGGTGGAGTGGAACGGAGTGTGGAGTTGCTTGAACAGGTTGTTATTGCGTTGGATTTGGTTCTAAGTAAAATTGAGAATCGCGAGTCGATTCTGAAGAACCAGAAGGAGAGGGAAGGAGAGAGTGTAGATTCATTGCTTCTAGTTTTGAAACAAGGAAGCTCCGAATCGAAGATTGCatcgattagggttttgaaatcgATAGCCGATGATTTAGAATCCAAGCTTCTAATAGCGGAGAAGGAAGGTTTATTATCTCAATTACTCAACCTAATCACGCCGGAGAATGATGTAAACCTAATCGAGAACTCACTCTCGTGTCTGGTGGCAATTTCAACGCCGAAGAGGAACAAAGCGAAATTGATTCATCTCGGAGCAGTGAAAGTATTATCGAACATTCTAACATCAACTTCGAATTTGAGCGTTTCGGTAACTGAGAAGGTGTTGAAACTACTTGAAACGGTGTCGTCGATGAAAGAAGGGAGGTCGGAGATATGCGAAACTCCGTCCTGCGTGGCGGCGATAGCAAACAAAGTGTTGAAAGTGTCCGCCGTGGCGACGGAGCACGCGGTGACGATACTATGGAGTGTTTGTTATTTATTTCGTGATCAGAAAGCACAAGTAGCGGTTACGAAAGCTAACGGATTGACGAAGATTTTACTTCTGATGCAGAGTAATTGCACGCCACATGTTCGTCAAATGTCCGTGGATTTGCTTAAGATATTTCGTGTTAATTCTAAGTCGTGTCTTTCTTCGTATGACACTAAAACGACTCATATTATGCCGTTTTGATTTTGATAAACTATGtaaattgaaagaaaattttgTTAGTGAATAGAGAAAATTGATAGCAATTTTATGCTTGGGAATTCTCTTTTTGTTTCTTGAAGGTATGAGAAATTGGAGAATTTCCGGTGTGCAAGTTCTAAAaggacttttatttatttattttgttatatacTTGGCAATTTATTTGATGGTTGTTGCCTTGCCATTACCCTAATGAGGAAGCTATTTGGCCACCatgtaaatcttttttttttctcttcgaAAGTACTAAGCATTATGTATATCAGGCAATAGAGTGATTAAAGTGAGTGATTTCAAGAAGCTAGCATTTGTTGCTTAGGATAGTAACACAAGTGAATATAAATGCACTCAAAAGACAACCATAAACAAAGATCAAAACAATTTTAAGATGAAATGCATGTGAATTCAAGAAAATACATCAAGAGTACAAAGGTCTTGGATTGGTAAGTAAAAGAAGAGCAAAATTTTATGTTCTAAGGATTCTCAACTAATTTTAATTTGACTTTTTAAGtttcttaatttttaaaaaatatctatagaattaaaattatattttcattttaaaattaaaaatactttttttttgtcaaaatgactttctaaaatattaaatactccctccattttaatatgtaaaaaatcacacttattaaaaaatcaaaatacaacCATTTGAGTTAAAACTTTTTgtatgttttataaaaataatattagaaaaaataagtttaattgattattggttaatgaaagagagagagagagagagagagtaatttaATGCAGTTTATAGTTAATTTTATCTAAAAAAGATTAAAAGTTGTTTTTTATTGATAATTTGAAACtagaaatatttgtttttttttgatattttaggACAGGAGgagatatattattaaattaataaaagtgtttttaattaagaaaaaatcTATAACgaaatgattttatattttttattttaaatttattgtataattagggtctgtttggtaaaaataacaGTTGATTGATATTTTAAGACGGGAGgagatatattattaaattaataaaagtgTTTTTACTTGAGaaaaaatttataacaaaatgatcttttatattttttttagtttaatgatttttatattttactccctccgttttttattataagtcgttttgaaaaaaattgtatttaaatataagtcgctttacaattctaattattctaatgaataattaatgttatttttactattatatccttgaatatttattattctctcctttcaattatataaatttatcttccaaatgttattaatgaaggataattttgtaaaaaccttcataatttctcattttcatacaataattattatttttcttaatctgtttgaaaagtctaaaacgacttataataaaaaacggagggaatatagtttatagttgatggttgatgactgatagcttataactgATGATTGAAATTGATAGCTGATAAACTAATTGaatgaagtgtttgataaaattaggggttcaactaacttataaatgtaaaataacataaaagatatttaatacataattattttatttcaaactaAAATAAAGTATAGAAGATAAAgtagatttttgttaaaataataaggataaaaaaataataataaattataagttataagataaaatgttatttgaaatagcgtctcaAAAATAAGCTATTAgctagtaaaaaaaaaatat contains:
- the LOC131607599 gene encoding U-box domain-containing protein 27-like → MVRDDLYITVPSLFRCPISLDVMKSPVSLCTGVTYDRSSIQRWLDNGNNTCPATMQILQTKDFIPNRTLQRLIQIWSDSVRDRVDSPDSPLSGDSFDKRDQLLVALTDLESGSENRFDSLEKIVRFAKDSEENSVFLAKTEGFVALLVGFLEIVDGGVERSVELLEQVVIALDLVLSKIENRESILKNQKEREGESVDSLLLVLKQGSSESKIASIRVLKSIADDLESKLLIAEKEGLLSQLLNLITPENDVNLIENSLSCLVAISTPKRNKAKLIHLGAVKVLSNILTSTSNLSVSVTEKVLKLLETVSSMKEGRSEICETPSCVAAIANKVLKVSAVATEHAVTILWSVCYLFRDQKAQVAVTKANGLTKILLLMQSNCTPHVRQMSVDLLKIFRVNSKSCLSSYDTKTTHIMPF